A region from the Vibrio navarrensis genome encodes:
- a CDS encoding tetratricopeptide repeat protein — MSMMAVAIGATSLSLLLVFVWMFSLSLRKQRLEQERKAKEAAYRRAIEKAREQERQERLFKAESGHIPTILFLAKEAERTNLKEAFYWYNKGARLDNINCMYGIVRISERMREDMVIKEQANFWRLVIAGAEGNLGAKFEAGKALVNGRGVEKNIPKGYGLVEEAATEGSLDAMLFMGDWSQSYQNPDKSSDSAFEWYRKAADLGSVDGQIQLGLSYLSGLGTSKDHTKGTYWLERAAEKGSAEAMFHAGEAWRDYGKTGNALAYVWLFLASHFGYEKARAMRDQVATKIGVDIVVGLQSVAKPLMKKLEAGKVGKHSIIKALNKVYKRPAYFPPLEKPLDADTQLLSDDAAFEETLLADTVEIEQEPVSPSANSEKPSLDFSQSFVTPKK, encoded by the coding sequence ATGAGTATGATGGCGGTTGCAATTGGTGCTACCAGCCTTTCATTGCTGTTGGTTTTTGTCTGGATGTTTTCGCTGTCATTAAGGAAGCAGCGTCTAGAACAGGAAAGGAAAGCAAAAGAGGCGGCGTATCGCAGGGCGATTGAAAAAGCGCGAGAACAGGAACGACAAGAACGCCTTTTTAAGGCGGAGAGTGGACACATTCCAACCATTTTGTTTTTAGCCAAGGAAGCAGAACGCACCAACTTAAAAGAGGCGTTCTATTGGTACAACAAAGGCGCACGTTTGGATAACATCAATTGCATGTATGGCATTGTACGCATCAGTGAACGCATGCGCGAAGATATGGTGATCAAGGAGCAAGCTAACTTCTGGCGATTGGTGATTGCTGGCGCGGAGGGCAACCTTGGAGCCAAGTTTGAGGCGGGGAAAGCGTTAGTTAATGGCCGCGGGGTGGAAAAAAACATTCCCAAAGGCTATGGCTTAGTTGAAGAGGCGGCGACGGAAGGCAGCTTAGATGCCATGCTGTTTATGGGCGATTGGAGCCAGTCTTATCAAAACCCAGACAAATCAAGTGATAGTGCGTTTGAGTGGTATCGCAAAGCGGCGGATTTGGGCAGCGTCGATGGGCAAATTCAGCTTGGCTTAAGCTACTTAAGTGGTTTGGGTACCAGTAAAGATCACACCAAAGGGACTTACTGGTTGGAGCGCGCGGCAGAAAAAGGCAGTGCGGAAGCGATGTTTCATGCTGGTGAGGCGTGGCGCGATTACGGTAAAACGGGCAATGCGCTGGCCTACGTGTGGCTGTTTCTGGCGTCGCATTTTGGTTATGAAAAAGCAAGGGCGATGCGCGATCAAGTGGCGACCAAAATCGGCGTAGATATTGTGGTCGGATTGCAATCGGTGGCCAAGCCGCTGATGAAGAAACTGGAAGCGGGCAAAGTCGGCAAACATTCGATTATCAAGGCGCTGAACAAGGTCTACAAACGCCCTGCGTACTTCCCACCGTTGGAAAAACCGCTAGACGCAGACACTCAGTTACTTAGCGATGACGCTGCGTTTGAAGAAACCTTGCTGGCGGATACGGTAGAAATTGAACAAGAGCCCGTTTCGCCAAGCGCCAACTCAGAAAAGCCTTCGCTTGATTTCTCGCAATCCTTTGTTACGCCGAAGAAGTAG
- a CDS encoding cold-shock protein: MSNQVIGTVKWFNETKGFGFISQNNGDDLFVHFRNIVGDGFKKLVEGDKVSFTVGKGPKGLQAENVTTI, translated from the coding sequence ATGTCTAATCAAGTAATTGGTACAGTAAAGTGGTTTAATGAAACTAAAGGTTTCGGTTTCATTTCTCAGAATAATGGTGATGATCTGTTTGTTCACTTCCGAAACATCGTTGGTGATGGGTTTAAAAAACTTGTTGAAGGTGACAAGGTTTCTTTTACCGTGGGTAAAGGACCTAAAGGTCTTCAGGCAGAAAATGTAACGACAATTTAG
- a CDS encoding DUF445 domain-containing protein — MNKSLITNLLSLGALAAGYALSNDYLLYAGLFAFSGAITNWLAIHMLFEKVPGLYGSGVIPARFEEFKAAIKTLMMEQFFTRENIDKFLNKEMAGGKSLNLEPIIAKVDFNPTFDSLVDVIAQSQFGGMLAMFGGTEALVPLKQPFVEKMQAAMVELSQSDSIKQALKEELEAPAMMEEIQANIENIIDQRLNELTPKMVKEMVQKMIKQHLGWLVVWGGVFGGLIGLVTAVIA, encoded by the coding sequence ATGAACAAAAGCTTAATCACTAATTTGCTGTCGCTTGGCGCTTTAGCTGCGGGTTACGCGCTAAGTAACGATTACCTTCTTTATGCTGGCCTGTTTGCTTTTTCAGGGGCGATCACTAACTGGCTAGCGATTCATATGCTGTTTGAAAAAGTGCCGGGGCTTTATGGTTCAGGGGTCATTCCAGCGCGTTTTGAAGAGTTCAAAGCGGCGATCAAAACCCTGATGATGGAACAATTTTTCACCCGCGAAAACATCGACAAGTTCCTCAACAAAGAGATGGCGGGTGGCAAGAGCCTCAATCTTGAGCCGATTATTGCCAAAGTGGATTTCAATCCAACGTTTGATTCTTTGGTCGATGTGATCGCCCAATCGCAGTTTGGCGGCATGCTGGCGATGTTTGGTGGAACAGAAGCCTTGGTGCCACTCAAACAACCCTTCGTAGAAAAAATGCAAGCGGCCATGGTTGAGCTTAGCCAGAGCGATAGCATTAAGCAGGCGTTAAAAGAAGAGTTGGAAGCGCCTGCCATGATGGAAGAGATCCAAGCCAATATTGAAAACATCATCGATCAGCGTCTCAACGAGCTGACGCCGAAAATGGTCAAAGAGATGGTGCAAAAGATGATCAAACAACATTTAGGCTGGCTGGTGGTTTGGGGCGGCGTGTTTGGTGGCTTAATTGGCCTTGTCACTGCGGTAATTGCCTAA
- a CDS encoding alpha-amylase family protein: MKKQKYSVYQVFTRLFGNQCARNQPWGTLEENGVGKFSDFNDDALAAIKQLGISHIWYTGVPHHALVRDYQAYGIDNDHPAVVKGRAGSPYAVKDYYSVNPDLADNPAERMAEFAALIERTHRHGMRVIIDIVPNHVARKYHGLNNPEGVRDFGADDDTLVEYHRDNNFYYIPGHAFQLPDIPTPFSPLGGEAHPQLAKPYQEFPAKWTGNGSRLAKPNFDDWYETVKVNYGVRPDGSKDFAELPADYAQRSFEEHFAFWQQQEVPNSWRKFRDIALFWLDFGVDGFRYDMAEMVPVEFWSYLNSHIKMRNRDAFLMAEVYQPHLYRDYIHLGKMDYLYDKVDLYDGLKAVIQGKAPTAIIGEIQAEMMDIEHNMLHFLDNHDEQRLAHAEFADDADYGRPAMLVSALLSSSPSMIYFGQEVGEAGNENAGFGLPSRTSIFDYIGVPEHQKWMNNGLFDGGLLSDKQKALRAFYARLLNFSLDCPALCGEYMDLYPLNQRALGQHCHLFARFDQQTLVLAASNFSAELSNTCHVTLPEKLLSQFGLSDGSYTLSDAVGEQADIQLQVQQGQGDVWIELPPFAASAWVLQQ; encoded by the coding sequence ATGAAAAAACAAAAATATTCAGTTTATCAAGTTTTTACTCGCCTTTTTGGCAACCAATGTGCGCGAAATCAGCCCTGGGGAACGTTAGAAGAGAACGGCGTCGGCAAGTTCAGTGACTTCAATGACGACGCGCTTGCGGCGATCAAACAACTGGGTATTAGCCATATTTGGTACACAGGTGTTCCGCATCACGCTTTGGTGCGCGACTACCAAGCCTACGGCATCGACAACGATCACCCGGCGGTGGTCAAAGGGCGGGCGGGCTCTCCCTATGCGGTCAAAGATTACTATTCGGTCAACCCAGATCTGGCCGACAATCCGGCCGAACGCATGGCGGAATTCGCCGCGCTGATTGAGCGCACTCATCGCCACGGCATGCGCGTTATCATCGATATCGTGCCGAATCATGTCGCACGAAAGTATCATGGATTAAACAACCCTGAAGGAGTGCGCGACTTTGGTGCTGATGACGATACCTTGGTCGAATATCACCGCGACAACAACTTTTACTATATTCCAGGCCATGCGTTTCAACTGCCGGATATTCCAACGCCGTTTTCCCCCCTTGGCGGCGAAGCGCACCCGCAGTTGGCAAAGCCGTATCAGGAATTTCCCGCTAAATGGACCGGCAATGGCTCACGACTTGCCAAACCCAACTTTGATGACTGGTACGAAACGGTAAAAGTGAACTACGGCGTACGCCCCGATGGCAGCAAAGATTTCGCCGAACTGCCAGCCGATTACGCGCAGCGTTCGTTTGAGGAACACTTTGCCTTTTGGCAGCAGCAAGAGGTGCCGAACTCTTGGCGCAAGTTTCGCGATATCGCGCTGTTTTGGCTCGATTTTGGCGTCGATGGTTTCCGTTACGACATGGCGGAAATGGTCCCTGTCGAGTTTTGGAGCTATCTCAACTCACACATCAAGATGCGCAACCGCGATGCGTTTCTGATGGCGGAAGTTTACCAACCTCATCTCTATCGCGATTATATTCACTTGGGCAAAATGGATTACTTGTACGATAAAGTGGATTTGTACGACGGGCTAAAAGCGGTGATTCAGGGCAAAGCACCCACGGCGATTATCGGTGAAATTCAAGCCGAGATGATGGATATTGAGCACAATATGCTGCATTTTCTCGACAATCATGACGAGCAGAGGCTGGCCCACGCCGAATTTGCTGACGATGCCGATTATGGTCGCCCGGCCATGTTGGTTTCGGCGCTGCTGAGCAGTTCTCCCAGCATGATCTATTTCGGCCAAGAGGTCGGCGAAGCGGGCAATGAAAACGCGGGCTTTGGCCTGCCAAGTCGTACCTCGATTTTTGACTACATCGGCGTGCCGGAACATCAGAAATGGATGAACAACGGCCTGTTTGACGGTGGCCTGTTAAGCGACAAACAAAAAGCGCTGCGCGCCTTTTACGCCCGCTTACTCAACTTCAGCCTCGATTGCCCTGCGCTGTGTGGCGAGTATATGGATCTCTATCCGCTCAACCAAAGAGCACTCGGCCAGCATTGCCATCTGTTTGCTCGTTTTGATCAGCAAACGCTGGTCTTAGCGGCGAGTAATTTCTCTGCTGAACTGAGTAATACATGCCACGTGACGCTGCCTGAAAAGTTGCTCAGCCAGTTCGGCCTGAGCGACGGAAGCTATACACTCAGCGACGCGGTTGGCGAGCAAGCCGACATTCAGTTGCAAGTACAGCAAGGGCAAGGGGACGTCTGGATTGAACTGCCGCCCTTTGCGGCCAGCGCTTGGGTGTTGCAGCAATAA
- a CDS encoding ABC transporter ATP-binding protein → MFKRFESFTNPFPAGQPEQPPEGLLAFCRYYTRGFEKPLILMSLLSTIVAMVEVSLFGAMGQLVDWLSNSDPRTFIEQNQSELIYYGLVLLVVMPTLVVVYSLVVHQTLLGNYPMSIRWLAHRYLLNQSLNFYQDDFAGRVATKVMQTSLAVRESVMKTMDVFVYVSVYFTSIIVMLAAADWRLMVPMLFWLLIYIAIQLYFVPKLKSVASEQADARSTMTGRIVDSYTNIQTVKLFSHSKRETQYAENGMREFLGTVYRQMRLVTGFNIAVQVTNYVLVFSIASLSIYLWLGGAISVGAIAIAVSLALRINGMSMWIMWEVGALFENMGTVVDGMKTLAKPIAIQDKPQATELTVTQGGIEFEDVSFHYGENKGVINHLNLSIKPGEKIGLVGRSGAGKSTLVNLLLRFHDVESGKIKIDGQTISEVTQDSLRAQIGMVTQDTSLLHRSIRDNILYGNPDASEEELLRATKQAHAHEFIETLTDPFGNVGYDAQVGERGVKLSGGQRQRVAISRVLLKDAPLLVLDEATSALDSEVEAAIQESLNELMQGKTVIAIAHRLSTIAQMDRLIVLDKGNIVEQGTHQELLDNKGIYAQLWAHQTGGFLADDCPEESSNIA, encoded by the coding sequence ATGTTTAAACGATTTGAAAGCTTTACCAATCCGTTTCCGGCCGGACAGCCGGAGCAGCCTCCAGAGGGATTACTGGCATTTTGCCGCTACTACACCCGTGGCTTTGAGAAACCGCTGATTTTGATGTCACTGTTGTCAACCATTGTCGCCATGGTCGAAGTCTCCCTGTTTGGCGCGATGGGCCAACTGGTGGATTGGCTGAGCAATAGCGACCCTCGTACCTTTATCGAGCAAAACCAAAGCGAGCTGATTTACTACGGCTTGGTGCTGTTGGTGGTGATGCCCACGCTCGTCGTAGTTTATTCGCTGGTGGTGCATCAAACCCTACTCGGCAACTACCCGATGTCCATTCGCTGGTTAGCGCACCGTTATCTGCTCAATCAGAGCCTGAACTTTTATCAGGATGATTTTGCCGGCCGCGTCGCTACCAAAGTGATGCAAACATCGCTGGCAGTGCGTGAATCGGTGATGAAAACCATGGATGTGTTCGTCTATGTTTCGGTTTACTTCACCAGCATCATCGTGATGCTGGCGGCGGCGGACTGGCGACTCATGGTACCGATGCTGTTTTGGCTGCTGATTTACATTGCTATTCAGCTCTACTTTGTGCCAAAACTGAAAAGTGTCGCCTCTGAACAAGCGGATGCGCGCTCCACCATGACCGGGCGTATTGTCGATAGCTACACCAACATTCAAACCGTGAAGCTGTTCTCGCACAGCAAGCGGGAAACGCAGTACGCCGAAAACGGTATGCGCGAGTTTCTAGGCACTGTCTATCGACAAATGCGCCTGGTCACGGGCTTTAACATCGCCGTGCAAGTCACCAACTATGTGCTGGTGTTTTCCATTGCGTCGCTCTCTATCTATTTGTGGCTGGGCGGCGCAATCAGTGTCGGCGCGATTGCGATTGCCGTCAGTTTGGCACTGCGTATCAACGGCATGTCGATGTGGATCATGTGGGAAGTCGGCGCGCTGTTTGAAAACATGGGCACCGTGGTTGACGGAATGAAAACGCTGGCAAAGCCGATTGCCATCCAAGATAAACCGCAAGCCACTGAGCTCACGGTAACGCAAGGCGGCATTGAATTTGAAGATGTCAGCTTTCACTACGGCGAGAACAAAGGGGTGATCAACCATCTCAATCTGAGCATCAAGCCAGGAGAGAAAATCGGCTTGGTGGGCCGCTCTGGCGCTGGCAAATCGACATTGGTTAACCTGTTGCTGCGCTTTCATGACGTGGAAAGCGGCAAGATCAAGATCGATGGGCAAACCATCTCCGAGGTCACGCAAGATTCGCTGCGCGCGCAGATAGGCATGGTGACGCAAGACACGTCGCTGCTGCACCGCTCGATCCGCGACAACATTCTTTACGGCAACCCCGACGCCAGCGAAGAAGAGCTGCTGCGCGCCACCAAGCAAGCGCATGCCCATGAATTTATCGAAACGCTGACCGATCCGTTTGGCAATGTCGGCTACGATGCACAAGTGGGCGAACGCGGTGTGAAACTCTCTGGCGGTCAGCGCCAACGCGTTGCCATATCTCGCGTATTGCTCAAAGACGCACCGCTGCTGGTACTCGATGAAGCGACTTCTGCGCTCGATTCCGAGGTGGAAGCGGCTATCCAAGAAAGCTTGAACGAGCTGATGCAAGGCAAAACGGTGATCGCGATTGCCCACCGCCTCTCGACTATCGCGCAGATGGATCGGCTGATCGTGCTCGATAAAGGCAACATCGTCGAGCAAGGAACGCATCAAGAACTGTTGGATAACAAAGGCATCTACGCGCAGCTTTGGGCCCATCAAACTGGCGGGTTCCTCGCCGACGATTGCCCTGAAGAAAGCAGCAATATCGCCTAA
- a CDS encoding methyl-accepting chemotaxis protein yields MGLSIVQRIIAGFVLMLLLLILLGVISTFKIQGINDGLSQVTDKATPLVVSVAGLKEALQESNRWVLEFRTSEDANELPQLSSRFQDQQARFRQLSQEMNKLASEESQTQFQQVLKATDQFYAQADQVLTKHGEWVNTLLQRRELEIAFIRLEDTYQWAADLLLQQSASQRSMRNKAELITSGIARDLKNIRRADAKTDLNELEKVLSKDIEMARKRLERVLVADDVKARYVANLNRLQELALGQQGLLATMRRAQQLENDLVSQNQQVDASLANSLSKLDEMAQSAGRIAEQSRVLADAAVSSANFWIMAVSAISAAVALVIGYTTALSIQRPLQKINSELAYMAKGDMTRRINYQTRCEFGELSRSIDILADKTGELLSQINAGSRHLVEEASRSAEISERAMARVQEQKSQTDQVAAAITELEVSATEVARSTDGAKDEVDRADAEAKNGRQKVATTRRITEQLATDMESAVGITHKLGEFSNNIGSILDVIRGIAEQTNLLALNAAIEAARAGDAGRGFAVVADEVRALATRTQTSTEEIQNMIENLQQSSKEVVEVMGRSQEQTRTCVEQTREMDSALQSIADRMSAIKEMADQVAHAAQEQILVSQSVAHHVTGISEVAHETEREARESATSSEVLADLAAKQQQLIAHFKV; encoded by the coding sequence ATGGGCTTATCTATCGTACAGCGGATTATCGCTGGATTCGTGTTGATGCTCCTGTTGTTGATCTTATTGGGCGTCATCAGTACGTTTAAAATTCAAGGCATTAATGATGGTTTGTCTCAAGTTACCGATAAGGCGACGCCTTTAGTGGTATCGGTGGCTGGGCTTAAAGAAGCGTTACAAGAGAGTAACCGTTGGGTGCTTGAGTTTCGCACCAGCGAAGATGCGAACGAATTACCGCAACTTTCGAGTCGCTTTCAAGACCAGCAAGCTCGTTTCCGGCAACTGAGCCAAGAAATGAACAAACTTGCCTCAGAGGAAAGCCAAACCCAGTTTCAACAGGTGCTCAAAGCGACCGATCAATTCTACGCGCAAGCGGACCAAGTGTTGACGAAACATGGTGAATGGGTCAATACCTTGTTGCAGCGCCGAGAGCTGGAAATCGCCTTTATTCGTTTAGAAGACACCTATCAATGGGCGGCGGATTTGCTGTTACAACAGAGTGCTAGCCAACGCTCAATGCGCAATAAAGCGGAGCTGATTACCTCGGGGATTGCTCGCGATTTGAAAAACATCCGTCGCGCCGATGCCAAAACCGACCTCAATGAGCTGGAAAAAGTGCTAAGTAAAGATATCGAAATGGCGCGAAAACGGCTCGAACGGGTGCTGGTGGCGGACGATGTCAAGGCGCGCTACGTGGCGAATCTGAATCGCTTGCAAGAGTTGGCGCTTGGACAGCAAGGTTTGCTGGCAACCATGCGCAGAGCGCAGCAGCTTGAAAACGATCTCGTGAGCCAAAACCAACAGGTTGATGCGAGCTTAGCCAATAGCCTTTCAAAGCTAGATGAAATGGCGCAATCGGCGGGCAGAATCGCAGAGCAAAGCCGCGTGCTCGCGGATGCGGCGGTAAGCAGTGCCAATTTCTGGATCATGGCGGTGTCTGCCATTTCTGCGGCGGTGGCACTGGTTATTGGCTACACCACCGCGCTCAGCATTCAAAGACCATTGCAGAAAATCAACAGCGAGTTGGCCTACATGGCCAAAGGCGATATGACGCGCCGAATCAATTATCAGACCCGCTGTGAGTTTGGCGAGCTGTCCCGTTCTATCGACATTTTGGCCGACAAAACCGGTGAATTGCTGTCGCAAATTAACGCCGGATCGCGCCACTTGGTGGAAGAAGCGAGCCGTTCGGCTGAAATAAGTGAACGGGCGATGGCGCGCGTGCAAGAACAAAAGAGCCAGACCGATCAGGTCGCGGCCGCCATTACTGAGCTTGAAGTGAGTGCTACCGAGGTTGCACGTTCGACCGATGGCGCGAAAGATGAGGTGGATCGTGCCGATGCCGAAGCGAAGAATGGCCGCCAGAAAGTCGCGACCACACGGCGCATTACCGAGCAACTTGCAACCGATATGGAGTCTGCGGTCGGCATTACCCACAAACTGGGCGAGTTTAGTAACAACATTGGCAGTATCTTGGATGTGATTCGCGGTATCGCCGAGCAAACCAATTTATTGGCATTGAACGCCGCGATTGAGGCCGCTCGCGCGGGCGATGCCGGACGCGGTTTTGCGGTGGTGGCTGATGAAGTGCGTGCGCTGGCAACTCGCACGCAAACCTCAACCGAAGAGATCCAAAATATGATCGAGAATTTGCAGCAATCCAGCAAAGAAGTGGTGGAAGTGATGGGCCGCAGCCAAGAGCAAACGCGGACCTGCGTGGAGCAAACGCGAGAAATGGACAGCGCATTGCAGTCAATTGCGGATCGCATGAGTGCGATTAAAGAGATGGCCGACCAAGTAGCGCACGCGGCGCAAGAGCAGATTTTGGTTAGCCAGAGCGTCGCCCACCACGTGACGGGCATCTCGGAAGTGGCGCATGAAACCGAACGGGAAGCGAGAGAATCGGCTACCAGCAGTGAAGTGTTGGCCGATCTAGCGGCGAAACAGCAACAACTCATTGCACATTTCAAGGTTTAG
- a CDS encoding HIT family protein encodes MPSHDACIICAINSNSDNLQHYRVAEQNGLKAVLDIFPIAEGHVLILSRSHVSHLEQLSAEEHAELFQFTPSNKADSACYAFCHS; translated from the coding sequence TTGCCAAGCCACGATGCATGCATTATTTGTGCTATTAATAGTAATAGCGATAACTTACAACACTATCGGGTTGCCGAGCAAAATGGGTTGAAAGCCGTGCTCGATATCTTCCCGATAGCCGAAGGTCATGTGCTGATTCTGAGCCGCAGTCACGTCTCTCATCTTGAGCAACTCTCTGCTGAAGAACATGCAGAGCTGTTTCAATTTACGCCTTCAAACAAGGCCGATTCTGCTTGCTATGCGTTCTGTCATTCGTGA
- a CDS encoding DEAD/DEAH box helicase, with translation MPFSSLSLSPELIQALPKNIVKPSDIQTLVIPEMLAGKDVLALANTGSGKTFAYGLPLLEKLKADTQQQALVLVPTRELAQQVTEALSPIGRALGLHTVCLSGGVDKELQLQALAQRPNLLLATTGRLQDLIKSGLELSEVGYLVLDEADRLLDMGFWPEVQKIAEQTAHARQTAMFSATFSDELKHKVAQLMPDPVQLAAHAQNSTNQDVAETLYLVNKGSKTKAFIELVQQKQWPQVLVFIGAKENADGLCKKLNKAGVAASVLHGDKSQSEREAALAQFKSGQSQVLIATDVLARGVHIEQLPVVINFDLPMHAETYVHRVGRTARAGQQGLALSLVCHGEMETLNAIRHLTQRELPVQNLEGFTVTDQPSTGESKRAPRDKKANRRTQNKNSIKQFQSKPTQPNPRVR, from the coding sequence ATGCCATTTTCCTCTCTTTCTTTAAGCCCTGAACTGATTCAGGCTTTGCCGAAAAACATCGTGAAACCGAGCGACATTCAAACGCTGGTGATCCCAGAGATGTTGGCTGGCAAAGACGTGCTGGCGCTGGCGAATACGGGCAGTGGTAAAACGTTCGCTTATGGTTTGCCTTTGCTGGAAAAGCTCAAAGCTGATACTCAGCAGCAGGCTCTAGTGTTAGTGCCTACGCGCGAGTTGGCGCAGCAAGTCACAGAAGCACTTAGCCCAATTGGTCGAGCGCTCGGTTTGCACACCGTGTGTCTGTCCGGCGGAGTCGATAAAGAGTTGCAACTGCAAGCGCTGGCACAAAGGCCGAATCTATTGCTGGCGACCACAGGGCGTTTGCAGGATCTGATCAAAAGCGGGTTAGAGCTGAGCGAAGTTGGCTACTTAGTGCTGGACGAAGCGGATCGGCTGCTCGATATGGGCTTTTGGCCCGAGGTGCAGAAGATTGCCGAGCAAACCGCCCATGCACGGCAAACCGCGATGTTCTCGGCAACGTTTTCGGATGAGCTAAAGCACAAAGTCGCGCAGCTGATGCCAGACCCTGTTCAACTGGCGGCTCACGCGCAAAACAGTACTAATCAAGATGTGGCGGAAACGCTCTATCTCGTCAATAAAGGCAGTAAAACCAAAGCCTTTATTGAGCTTGTACAGCAAAAGCAATGGCCACAGGTGTTGGTGTTTATTGGTGCGAAAGAGAATGCCGATGGCTTATGTAAAAAGCTCAATAAAGCGGGCGTCGCTGCCAGTGTCCTGCATGGGGATAAAAGCCAAAGCGAGCGAGAGGCGGCGCTTGCGCAGTTCAAAAGTGGCCAAAGCCAAGTGCTGATTGCGACGGACGTTTTAGCGCGCGGTGTGCACATTGAACAGTTACCAGTGGTGATCAACTTTGACCTGCCTATGCACGCCGAAACCTATGTACACCGAGTCGGTCGCACTGCGCGAGCCGGACAACAAGGTCTTGCTCTTTCGCTGGTGTGCCACGGTGAAATGGAAACGCTCAATGCCATTCGCCACCTCACGCAACGTGAATTGCCGGTGCAAAACTTAGAAGGTTTCACGGTTACGGATCAGCCCTCAACGGGCGAGAGTAAGCGCGCTCCGCGCGACAAAAAAGCCAATCGCCGCACGCAAAATAAAAACAGCATCAAACAGTTCCAAAGTAAACCGACCCAGCCGAACCCGCGCGTAAGATAA
- a CDS encoding arginine deiminase-related protein, translating into MLLPNETNLSKQSVRQNANCVVMVPPKEFRFNEETARDNEFQNQISLGQEAVRQKTMAEFKAMVSKLRQEGVQVVEFDYPESSVATPDAVFPNNWFSTTEEGAFFTFPMACENRREEVRPQALIDALIAAGREVTHQDSLTQYTHDQAFLESTGVMVIDHCNKTIYAALSQRCDRLVLEEYAKRIGYSRVISFQTRLPSGKPIYHTNVMMAIGEKFCVICDEVIPEFERRFVLKALAKDKQVISISLEQMNRFCGNILQLETVNGSKVIAMSQSAYDAFSEAQRNQLATHGKLLPFDVKTIEEIGGGSVRCMLGEVFLPTRKSVL; encoded by the coding sequence ATGTTGTTACCGAATGAGACAAATTTATCGAAACAGAGCGTGCGACAAAACGCCAACTGCGTGGTGATGGTGCCGCCGAAAGAGTTTCGTTTTAATGAAGAGACCGCTCGCGACAACGAATTTCAGAACCAAATCTCCCTCGGCCAAGAGGCGGTGCGACAAAAAACCATGGCGGAGTTTAAAGCGATGGTGAGTAAATTGCGTCAGGAAGGGGTGCAAGTGGTGGAGTTTGATTACCCCGAGTCATCCGTCGCAACGCCGGACGCCGTTTTCCCGAATAACTGGTTTAGTACTACCGAAGAGGGCGCTTTTTTCACTTTTCCGATGGCGTGTGAAAACAGACGGGAAGAGGTTCGCCCGCAAGCGTTGATTGACGCGCTTATCGCCGCAGGGCGAGAAGTGACCCACCAAGATTCACTGACCCAATACACCCACGATCAGGCATTTTTGGAAAGCACGGGCGTGATGGTGATCGATCATTGCAACAAAACCATCTACGCTGCCTTGTCACAGCGTTGTGATCGCTTGGTGCTTGAAGAGTATGCCAAACGTATCGGCTACTCGCGCGTGATCTCATTTCAAACCCGCTTACCGTCGGGCAAGCCGATTTATCACACCAATGTGATGATGGCGATTGGCGAGAAATTTTGTGTGATTTGTGATGAGGTGATCCCTGAATTTGAACGCCGCTTCGTGCTCAAAGCGTTGGCGAAAGATAAGCAAGTGATCTCGATTTCGCTTGAGCAGATGAACCGTTTTTGCGGCAACATTTTACAGTTGGAAACGGTCAACGGCAGCAAGGTGATCGCCATGTCGCAATCCGCTTATGATGCGTTTTCAGAAGCGCAGCGCAACCAACTGGCCACGCACGGAAAACTGCTTCCCTTCGATGTGAAGACCATCGAAGAGATTGGCGGCGGTTCGGTGCGCTGTATGCTTGGTGAAGTATTTTTGCCAACGCGCAAAAGCGTGCTGTAA